From the Drosophila willistoni isolate 14030-0811.24 chromosome 2L unlocalized genomic scaffold, UCI_dwil_1.1 Seg168, whole genome shotgun sequence genome, the window AATTTTTCGATATTtgtaatatttataattttttttacccAGACAAACTCTAATGTCAAAAACTTATTTGATTTTCCGAATTTTGTCTGTTTCTTTCTCGTTATTGTTAGTATACAACAGTTGGCTTAGAATCCGATactaatatttttttattatctttATTCGTTTCGTTTTCGCAGCTAATTTGTATATACAGTGTACATAGAGATGAGCACACAAACTCGTTCAGGTGGCGGAGGAGGTGGAGGCAATCGCACTcagaaaaaatcaaattccGGCAATTCTGGTGGCAGTGGTAACCACCATCATGATGCAGCTGGCTCACATCAAACCGCCGCTGCTACCGAGAAGAAACAGCAGCAGACAGAGAAACCAGAGAAGGCACAACCGAAGGCCACCACGGAACAGTTGCGTATTGCCCAGATAACCAATAGCACAACAGAGGACCCTCAGATCAATGAGAAAGTAACCCTATTGCTGACCATGACTCAACGTTCCGAAGAAGAAGTTTGTTGCGCCCTCAATGAGTGTGACTACGATTTGGAGGCAGCAGCAAATTTTTTGATCGAAATTCTGCCACAGGCAAGTTGATTAGATGACCGTTTATTTCtctttatcattattattattactttcCGTTGGGCAGGGTGCTTTCGCAAAGTACGAGAAAAAACGCAAGAATAAGGCTTCAAATGCCTCTGGAACCGATGGTACTGTAGGTGATGGTGATTGGGCGGATGGCAATGCAAATGCTGCCGATAGGCGAGAGAAATCGCGTAATCGCAGTGCCAATCGTGGAGGACGCGGAGGTACTGATAGTCGAGGCTGTAAGTTTTACCACTCGGGGGAATGCAAAAGTTTTAACATAATAATTTTGTCTTAACGAAAAATTATAGTGGGTATACTGTTTATCCTATCGGTTACATAACTAATATTAATTGaaagttaattttaattgattctGATAATCACATCAGCTTAACGATACtaatatgtattttaaataGATTTTGTATTGTTTATGAAATATCGATCCGattatttaaatattccatcgtagaaaattatttcatttaagtTAAATATTGCCCATTTATAGAATTTTTCTCCAATTCAATTGCATTCCCTTGACTAGTTAACTAGTTGATGTAAAGGATAATCAACTCTTTCATTTTCtggcaaataaaattataggGCGCGGCAGAGAGGCACGTGAGAATGATCGCAATAACCGTGAATCTCGCGGAGGTGGTAATACCGGGGAACGGATTGATGAACGTACCAACGACAATTATCGCGGCCAGCGAAATGGAGGCAGAAGTGGACTCGGTGGCGGAGGACGAGGTGGTGGCTACGTCTCACGATCGGGTCGAGGAGGTGGTCGCATGGGCGTACGTAGTGGTGGACCACGAGGTGAAcgcagcggtggcagcggaGGAGGCTATGGTGTTGGTAGCGGCGGACGGAGCGGTGGTATTTCTAACGAAGATCACCATGAAGTGGAACTGTGGGACAATACCATTGCCCAAAATGCTgaaaagcagcagcagtcgcATGATGATGCATGGGGTGATTGGAATAACGAGGAGTACGAGGGTTCACTAAAGGACAGTAAAGTGTTTACTACCAGTAATCTGGTCACACAGACAACGGGTAGTGTGGTTAGTGGCGAATTGTCGGCTCCTCCAGGCCTGGAGTCTTCTAGTGCTTTGGAGGACGGTAGTGGGCCTTCAGCAGTGCAACCGACGTCAGCACTATCGGGATCAACAACAACGCCGCTATTGCAATATAGCGCAGCTGTGAGCAATCCACCGCCCCAACTGCAACCAAACCAGAGTACGCAGAACTCCAGCAGCGCTGCTGGTGTGGCAGCCAGTACCAGCTCCTCGTCTTCGCCGTTCGTTTCAACCGCCTCAGATACATTCTCAAGCGCTGCATCGGCGGCAGCAACTTTGGTGCAGCAGGCTCAGcttcagcagcaacaacagcatcagcaggCAACGCCTATCAAGCCGTCAGCAACGCTGTCGGTGGAACAATCTCAGTATTTCAATTCTCTATCCTCTCAAGGCGGCAGTCCTGGGGCTTCAGTTGCCCAAAATGCCGCGTATGCGAATGTGTTTGCCTCGGCTCCCGGCACAGCTCAAGATCCCAACCAGCAACAGCCGCAGGTACGACGGGCTCGCGTTAAATTGCCGCCGCCTTCCAAGATACCATCGAGCGCTGTGGAAATGCCTGGCGATAATGCTCTTAATAACATTGGATATCTTGATGTGCAGTTTGGAGGTCTGGATTTTGGTCCAGACGACAGTTTCGATGCTATTCCAGAGAAGTTTAGCGGTGTAGCTGTTGGGGGTGTTGGCGGTATTGAGAGCCAACAGCAACCAGTGCAAGTGGATGACTATCAAAGCAAatcccagcagcagcagtcggCTCTGGCAGCAGGACTGCAAACTTCCCAGATAGtaatacaaaatttgttttcattttggcTCTTATTTATACCTTCTCTTATTAGTTACAGGGAGATGCCTTAAGTTCGGCAGGTTATGCAACGCGTGCTTCttcacagcagcagcaaagttCCGGGTCATCTGTGAATTCCGGCTCAAGTGCTTTAGATCAACTGACAAAGAATGATCCATATGGACAGGTGACCGGTGGAAATGGCGGTGCTGtcgctgctgccgccgctgtGTATCAAAATGTCTATCAAGCCAGTTCGGTCAATAAGGCAAACAATGCTTATCAGAGTGCTGCTCAAGGTGTGGGCTACAACAGTTCTAGCTACACGAATGTCCAATCTTCGGTGGCGAACAGCTATCAGCCTCAGGGATACGCCTCCTATCAGCCAAATGCGGTCAATTCctatcagcaacagcagcaacaacagacTAGCTCTGGAGGCACTGTATCGGTCAGCGGTGTAGCTGGCAGCGGCGGATCTGCAACACAAAACATTCCGGTCGGTGTCGGCAGTGGCAACCAAAATAACTCCAGGTATGTTTCTGAAGGCAAATAAGTTATTACTCTGTTGCCATCATTCTAATTTTGTTACCCATTTCGTTTGCTCTAACCAACAATTCAATATGTTTTTTAACTTACCGCAATCACCCATTTACCATATTATGTGCCTTTGCCCCCCCTGCCTCCTTTTGACTTGCATTCAATGACAGCGCTAATGCGAATTCCGCATATCTCACATCGGGCTATTCTACACCACAAAGTGCTTACCAATCTAGCCAGAGTGTCTATGGCAGCGCTGGCCTCTCCAATAGCAGCGGGTAAGTAgtcattattttctttaaccGCCTTTCTCTTTTTCAAATGTGCATGTTTCATCAATTTTAagtttcggttttttgttATAATATAGCAAAAGTAGTTCCTATCACATCAAGTGATACATTCAAAGTATATTGCTATAACACATTTAAACATTGATATATGGTCAAATACATATAAAGGGTTCTTAAGACATTTTACTGTTTTTTTAACTACTCTTGTGGTCGATTTAATAATTACTACATAAGCAAACCTTCATTTTGCTAAcgaatttaacattttaatttaattatatgaATATTCGAAAGCCTTAGATAAATCAAATTACGAAAGAGTTGTTAGAGGAACATTTACTTTCTTCGAACCTTTTTCCACCTTTCCCCTTCACACTCTATCGTGGGGCAAACAATTTTATCCTTACGTGGTTCGCCCAAAAAAGGGCCGTTTAAGATCGGTCTGGAAACTCCTCAAAAATGACTTTTCTCTGTCCAGCTCCTGACAGTAAAGAGCAACGGATCCACAAAGCAAAAAGATCCACTACGTGCCACCCAtgttgtatatacatatatttgtacatttgttttgtttttatgtttgcTTGTTTGGGCTCTTCAGGTTTGCTGGCAGCGCAAGCAACTCGTCGTCACAGTATGGCAATTTTAGTGCAAGCGCCAAGCTTAAAGATGCCACGACAGCCGGCGGTGGGACACATTACGACAGGTAAGCGAAAGCTTTCTTTTTGCATGTCTACTAATGAGTGGTTTTTAATTATTGATTGAACAAAATCGACTCAATCctaaacatttgactgttTCTTTCAGTGTTTCGACCAGCAGCGGTGTTAGTAGCAGCAGTGGAAGCACTGGCAACGGAGCTGGAGGAATCGCTAGCAGCACAACGGGGGCCAACCAAGCGGTAGTGTCAAACAGTAAGTTAAAGAAAAAGGAGGAAAGaagtatatttattattatatattataatttacaaaaatacCAACATTAATCTAGCCAACAATAATGTCAGTGGTAGCAGCACGACCAGTAGTGTTGCGGCAGGTGGTAATAACAGCCAGGTTGGCGTCGGTGTTAGCCAAAGTGGCGTTGCCAGCTCCATGACAGGTGTAAGTACCGGAGTTGTAGGTGTGACAGGAAGTTCTACTGTTGGCGTAGGCGTTGGAGttggcagcaacaacaataccaACAGCTCGGCTGTTGCACAAACATCTGCCGGGAGCGTAGCAGTGCTTGCCTCCCTTACCAACaagaacagcagcagcagtaacagcagtggcagcggctcGGGCGTCACAACAGCGGGCAGCGCTGGTGGAGGCGGCGGTAATAGCGGCGCTGGAACTGGTGCTGGTAGTGGTGGTGGAAGCGGCGGCGGCTTAGTGCCCACCAACATCCAAATGGTTAGTCAATATATTCAGACTGGATTGCCATGCTATCAGCATCCAGTTTATTCCTACGAGGAATTACAAATGATGCAACAGAGAGTGCCACATGTGGTGAGTTCATGGAGAAAAGCAAAACCCAAACCAACcaacaagttaaaaaaaaacaatcaaaacCATCCGTCAACGTCGAATTatcaaagcaaaaacaaaaattcaaccGATCATCTTGAATCGACTAATGTGTTTAATGTTCAAAATTTCATTCTTGTTCttaaaataacaataacatcAAGTACATAGAGCTCGCCTCCCTTTCTCGTCTGGCCGCTCTGTTCTGCATATACTTATGTATTCGGTTTTTAAAGAAGAAAACTAGTATTTTTATTCATTGGTCCATTTTTTCCTACATTGTTTGTCCGAGAAATATAACTTAAAcagataaaaaaaacatttgttgtTTAGAAAAAGTGGACATTACTCAAGggtatttaattatttatatatatatatatatatatatatatatatatacacatatatacatacatattggtaatattatatatatatatagatatatatatatgtataaaaactAGGTTACATGCCTGTAAATTCATCACCATAGATAAAAGTTCACTTTAATGCTTCAAGTTTTTCTcaattcttaaaaactatactTAGAACCAGGAAGCGAAAAAcgaatttaaatatttctctCCAACCTAGTAGTAGAACCAACCAGAATAAAATAATGGATTTTCTTCTGCCGAACCTAGTATATATTCACATGTATAGACATACACATTGTATACAAACTAATACCGATATAAGTGTGTGTtctttgtgtgtatgtgtgtgtttgtttgtttgtttgtttttttttttatacaaccatatattttaatatattagtaatcaaaattttcttcaatttatTCTACTCCATTAAAATAAgacaattaaattttaaaaggcCGAAAAACACCAAATCCGCATCATTTACATagtttttcattcatttcatccATTTATCATAACAATCACATTACATATAGCTTACTTACTCTATGTGTAATCGGTTCTTGGTCCAGCTCTTATCCATGCTTCCTCCTCTTGTTTGCTTTTGGCACTCCATTATGAAACTAATTGGCAATTCTCACACTCATTAATAAATAAGCTTTAACTAACTCACTAACTTATACgagaaattatttaatttcactttgGTTTAGGGTGAGATTTAATAAATTCCTCTTCCCTTAACACAGACCGACAATACCctataattacaaaaaaaaaaattttgcatCGCGTATTGATAGTTTTTCTCCGAAAAAAATGTTACTTAAAttcaagtttttaaaataatatgaTAGATGGAAGTGTTATCCACATATTGGTAATATTTATAAGAAAAGTTTCTAAAGATTTATACTTTTTCGATTATCAAAGGTTATAGATATTTTGTCGGCCTGTGTATTTGATACTCCTTGCCATTTCCTACAACAACTACTAATACTCAAAATGTATTCTGCTAATCGAACAAAACATTTAtggtttaatttgtttctttttttttttttttaacttattaaaaaacttataattttgctttgttttttgtgcGCAAAACGGGTTTGCCAGACTGACTGTCATATATTTTCATCACAGTTACAGTCGGGCAAAGCTGCTTTTATATTCACCAACAATTTTATGCATCTAAATTTCAAATACGATGATTTAATTCCTAACATGTTTGATTACCGTTGCAGCAAGGATATTACGATTTGAACTACACACCAACTAGCTTGGGCGCTGGTCGTGATAATATAGGTTCAGTGGCATACTCAACCATGACTGATGGACGCTTCGCGCGCACCGACAATAACTCCAGTCCTGTTAGCAATGTGAGTTTGGTATGAGCTGTATAATTTTCAGTTTGTTCATATAATATGCAAATTGTCCATATCTATCCTTCTGTTTCTGCATTTCCAGATTAATAATATGTCTTGAAAAGCAAACACAGATCCCAAATCCACAAAATATGGGAATTAATTAGTCTTTCATGTCACAAATTAATCCttgatttttatgtttttcgtACTTAGGTGTCTAGCACAATGTCGCAACAAGCGGGGTCCAGTGCGCCCATGCTGAATGTTCCTTATGCCTATTTTTATGGTGGCAATGTAATGCCCGGTGGTTTTCAATATGGCACTCCTGCCATTTATCCAGTGAGTTTTATCCCAACCCTTCATTTTACAATAAAACTTTTTGCAGCAATAATTTAAACGAATTACGTTTATAGCAACAAATACCAGCAGCAAATACTGCGTCGGGTGGACAATTCCCGAAACCTTCGTATAGCGCTGGTTACGGGTCGACTAACTACGATACACTCTCCCAGAACACACAGGACTATAGCAAAGGCGGCTACTCTTCAAGCGTCAATCAGCAAAGTAAGACTCAAGCCGTTTCTAATCAACCGCAATCGGGTACTGGTTCTGATCTGACTTCGTCAATGTACGGCAAGGGACATGTGGCGCTAAACAAAGTTAATGTAAGTACTACATTGAAGTTAGCTCGACGCACTATTTTGTTATTCTCTCGTTATAGTCATATGAAAAGCAGAGTTTCCATTCGGGTACACCTCCACCATTTAATATGGCAAACACACAAACTGCCGGAGGCACTTCGGCCCAACCATATGGCATGTATCTGCCAATGCCAGCCGCTGGGCATCATAACATGATACATCAGCCCATACACCAGGTAAAGCGAGAAGATATTAAATATGAAGATCAGCAAGTTCAACTTGTCTATGGCCAAATGTGGCACAAAGAAACAGACGAATATGCCACCAATACTAGTGGTACAGTCACGACTGCTGGTGATCAGATTAATAATGGTGGTGGGGGCATaattgataataataatattgatgACTTTGAGCAAACTGTCCACCGCTACATTCAAGACGATGTCAATGGCATATCGTTTTTTGCCGATTGAGCAACAATCAGATATCTTTTTCGCATATTTTACAtcttaaatttaactttttaatattGCATGTTATGCCAGcttattatgttttttataatcATTGTAAGTTTGCTAAAAAATAATATCACTTTTTGGTTTTGCGGGCTatgcaaatacaaatataccATTACCGGAGTTACTTCATTATTAATTTATCCATATGTGTGTCTGCTTCCATGTTAACCAACAAGTACTTTTGTCCTTGCAGCAACATAAAGCTTGCTTGTCCTTGACATGTATCCTTTTCTCAACTTATAGCATTCAGTATCTTTAACAATGCACAACTTGAAAcatttattgttgttaataATAGGCGAACAGCCTATTATTGAAAAATGCTGTTATGCTTATTAACTATTCTAGGCTCAAAAAAAACTAGCGTGAcaacaataattatttttgatatatGACATGTTGGTCTCCACTATGTGTTTCATACGTTTGTATAATATATACACTTTAAATGTCATACCTTGAAAAAACAATGCTgctatttgaaaaaatttctttttaccGAAATTatgtttcatgttttttttttttttaatgtacaTTAAAACAGTATCATTTCTGAACAGCATTTTAAAACACTTTgttacaataaaaaaaaaaaaaaaaacattctgcTATGCGATGTTTGCAATGCATTCGCATCGTCACCACTCCATAATTAATATTATGTCTGGAACTTCtgctacaaaacaaaatttaaatatatcaaaatGGCCAGTGGTGTTCACCCTTCATGTCCAAatacatttcaattttattctgatatttgtttttgtaaaattatgatttattaattttaaccaTGCATTTATTTTGCTCAAAAGCGTAGCTAACTTTCTTCCTGCCTATATAAATGTAGCTTCAGTAATAACTACGGCATATTCGCAATTAACCTAACTCTCTGCtgtataatattatattttttctgttgtaAATTGTTATCTAGCTATTGGCAATTTCGTGCATTTTCGCTTAGTCTTctactatatgtatatttgttaaTGGGTTTGGGGTGGTTCTATTCTTCATGTTTTTGTACCTTGTAAACTTAAGTTAGAAAAAAGCATGAAATagttctttctttctcttgttGTGCCGACTCTTTattctttataatttcttttgattttttttattgggaCAACATTAGATGGACGGCAGGATTCATAGCTCATCCCGCCGGGTAagtttctttgttgttgttttgcagtttgtttagtttttggatCTTTTGTTTGTAAATGGTATAAGTACATCGCTAATCAACCCCAGCACTCCATTAACTAACCTATACACAATTTTGtaattactttttttcttttaattttcacatttcatatatacatacatacagaaatcataattttttGGATGATGACACTAGAGAGTGTTTGATACAACTCGATTATAtcaaaaaattgatatgcaAAAATATCATGCTGGCAGTATATTCATATATGGATAATAAGCTATATGCAAAATGAATTGTATTCATGTGAATACTAACCAACACAtgcaaatataaattatatatatagatctCAGCTAAGCTATACTGatagtatttagtatttaaattcatttgctTTGTGCAATTCGTAATCATATCTCAGTTGAGTGATTTCACCGTTCAATTGTCTATTTTGCAGGATTCGAACAGCGCTGGCCAGCGCCAACAGTCAAGCAGCCAATCGAAGTCAGCCGGCAAGCAAGGCTATTCACCCTCGTACTGGACCGGACAGAACTAGCTTCCGGAGAATACAATTTGGCGTCCCCTGCAGATAACATTGCAGCCAAGTGGCGCAAGTCGAGCTAGCGAATTTTATAGCATTCGCCCTACAAACACCACCACATCCACGCCCATTAACTTTTTTAACAAGAAATCGTTGCCTATAACTCATACAACCACTACAATTACAACAACCTCAGCAGCTGTCAATGCTCCAAGAACAACGACTATAACAACAGAAGCAATAACAAATGTAGCCACAGCCAGAAAcaccacaacaacagcaacagcttcAGCTTCAGCAGCAACTGCTGTACCAAGCACACCCAATCAGTTATTGATGCTCGTTAAGAAGCAAACACGTAATGTTGAGACCGATGAGGAGCAGCATTCATCGGACGATGATTATCTAATGTACGAGGATAAGAGATCATATTTTACTTAATAAGAGAATGAACAATAGAATGAAAAAGATGTTTTTACGACAAACTTGCAATGCGCCAGCACCAGCTCTTTCCGACACTCCCGCTTCTTCGAACATAAATATAACTATATATGaatatagttatatatataaaatttataggAAATATATGCGCATATACACATGGCAAACTTTTTTGAGAAATTCTAAATTCTCAGAATTTTTCGgtctcccacacacacacttacacaaaCATACAGCAACATCCACATAAATATACCAATTACCATttcatacaaataaaattacaaaGATTAAAGGCGTAAAACGATTTAAACAAAagatgaaacaaaaataacagaTTTAAgtcaaaagtaaattaaaaattatatatatatattaaaaacgaaaaacaaatacaaaacgTAACGtgaatgagaaaaaaaaaacaaaattaattattgtaATCGGTTTAaacttatatgtataattataaCCTTAATATTTAAACTAAATACAAGAAAAGAAGATACGATTAAATCCAAACAAAATGCAAGAAAATATCACTCTCTTTTATTTGTTGATAATGAAATCTTGGAACTGGTGAAATAACTTTCAAATCTAATAACCACTTATTAATATTTTCCGATCAGCAGA encodes:
- the LOC6652190 gene encoding protein lingerer isoform X1, which translates into the protein MSTQTRSGGGGGGGNRTQKKSNSGNSGGSGNHHHDAAGSHQTAAATEKKQQQTEKPEKAQPKATTEQLRIAQITNSTTEDPQINEKVTLLLTMTQRSEEEVCCALNECDYDLEAAANFLIEILPQGAFAKYEKKRKNKASNASGTDGTVGDGDWADGNANAADRREKSRNRSANRGGRGGTDSRGWRGREARENDRNNRESRGGGNTGERIDERTNDNYRGQRNGGRSGLGGGGRGGGYVSRSGRGGGRMGVRSGGPRGERSGGSGGGYGVGSGGRSGGISNEDHHEVELWDNTIAQNAEKQQQSHDDAWGDWNNEEYEGSLKDSKVFTTSNLVTQTTGSVVSGELSAPPGLESSSALEDGSGPSAVQPTSALSGSTTTPLLQYSAAVSNPPPQLQPNQSTQNSSSAAGVAASTSSSSSPFVSTASDTFSSAASAAATLVQQAQLQQQQQHQQATPIKPSATLSVEQSQYFNSLSSQGGSPGASVAQNAAYANVFASAPGTAQDPNQQQPQVRRARVKLPPPSKIPSSAVEMPGDNALNNIGYLDVQFGGLDFGPDDSFDAIPEKFSGVAVGGVGGIESQQQPVQVDDYQSKSQQQQSALAAGLQTSQILQGDALSSAGYATRASSQQQQSSGSSVNSGSSALDQLTKNDPYGQVTGGNGGAVAAAAAVYQNVYQASSVNKANNAYQSAAQGVGYNSSSYTNVQSSVANSYQPQGYASYQPNAVNSYQQQQQQQTSSGGTVSVSGVAGSGGSATQNIPVGVGSGNQNNSSANANSAYLTSGYSTPQSAYQSSQSVYGSAGLSNSSGFAGSASNSSSQYGNFSASAKLKDATTAGGGTHYDSVSTSSGVSSSSGSTGNGAGGIASSTTGANQAVVSNTNNNVSGSSTTSSVAAGGNNSQVGVGVSQSGVASSMTGVSTGVVGVTGSSTVGVGVGVGSNNNTNSSAVAQTSAGSVAVLASLTNKNSSSSNSSGSGSGVTTAGSAGGGGGNSGAGTGAGSGGGSGGGLVPTNIQMVSQYIQTGLPCYQHPVYSYEELQMMQQRVPHVQGYYDLNYTPTSLGAGRDNIGSVAYSTMTDGRFARTDNNSSPVSNVSLVSSTMSQQAGSSAPMLNVPYAYFYGGNVMPGGFQYGTPAIYPQQIPAANTASGGQFPKPSYSAGYGSTNYDTLSQNTQDYSKGGYSSSVNQQSKTQAVSNQPQSGTGSDLTSSMYGKGHVALNKVNSYEKQSFHSGTPPPFNMANTQTAGGTSAQPYGMYLPMPAAGHHNMIHQPIHQMDGRIHSSSRRDSNSAGQRQQSSSQSKSAGKQGYSPSYWTGQN
- the LOC6652190 gene encoding protein lingerer isoform X6, encoding MSTQTRSGGGGGGGNRTQKKSNSGNSGGSGNHHHDAAGSHQTAAATEKKQQQTEKPEKAQPKATTEQLRIAQITNSTTEDPQINEKVTLLLTMTQRSEEEVCCALNECDYDLEAAANFLIEILPQGAFAKYEKKRKNKASNASGTDGTVGDGDWADGNANAADRREKSRNRSANRGGRGGTDSRGWRGREARENDRNNRESRGGGNTGERIDERTNDNYRGQRNGGRSGLGGGGRGGGYVSRSGRGGGRMGVRSGGPRGERSGGSGGGYGVGSGGRSGGISNEDHHEVELWDNTIAQNAEKQQQSHDDAWGDWNNEEYEGSLKDSKVFTTSNLVTQTTGSVVSGELSAPPGLESSSALEDGSGPSAVQPTSALSGSTTTPLLQYSAAVSNPPPQLQPNQSTQNSSSAAGVAASTSSSSSPFVSTASDTFSSAASAAATLVQQAQLQQQQQHQQATPIKPSATLSVEQSQYFNSLSSQGGSPGASVAQNAAYANVFASAPGTAQDPNQQQPQVRRARVKLPPPSKIPSSAVEMPGDNALNNIGYLDVQFGGLDFGPDDSFDAIPEKFSGVAVGGVGGIESQQQPVQVDDYQSKSQQQQSALAAGLQTSQILQGDALSSAGYATRASSQQQQSSGSSVNSGSSALDQLTKNDPYGQVTGGNGGAVAAAAAVYQNVYQASSVNKANNAYQSAAQGVGYNSSSYTNVQSSVANSYQPQGYASYQPNAVNSYQQQQQQQTSSGGTVSVSGVAGSGGSATQNIPVGVGSGNQNNSSANANSAYLTSGYSTPQSAYQSSQSVYGSAGLSNSSGFAGSASNSSSQYGNFSASAKLKDATTAGGGTHYDSVSTSSGVSSSSGSTGNGAGGIASSTTGANQAVVSNTNNNVSGSSTTSSVAAGGNNSQVGVGVSQSGVASSMTGVSTGVVGVTGSSTVGVGVGVGSNNNTNSSAVAQTSAGSVAVLASLTNKNSSSSNSSGSGSGVTTAGSAGGGGGNSGAGTGAGSGGGSGGGLVPTNIQMQGYYDLNYTPTSLGAGRDNIGSVAYSTMTDGRFARTDNNSSPVSNVSLVSSTMSQQAGSSAPMLNVPYAYFYGGNVMPGGFQYGTPAIYPQQIPAANTASGGQFPKPSYSAGYGSTNYDTLSQNTQDYSKGGYSSSVNQQSKTQAVSNQPQSGTGSDLTSSMYGKGHVALNKVNSYEKQSFHSGTPPPFNMANTQTAGGTSAQPYGMYLPMPAAGHHNMIHQPIHQMDGRIHSSSRRDSNSAGQRQQSSSQSKSAGKQGYSPSYWTGQN
- the LOC6652190 gene encoding protein lingerer isoform X7, with product MSTQTRSGGGGGGGNRTQKKSNSGNSGGSGNHHHDAAGSHQTAAATEKKQQQTEKPEKAQPKATTEQLRIAQITNSTTEDPQINEKVTLLLTMTQRSEEEVCCALNECDYDLEAAANFLIEILPQGAFAKYEKKRKNKASNASGTDGTVGDGDWADGNANAADRREKSRNRSANRGGRGGTDSRGWRGREARENDRNNRESRGGGNTGERIDERTNDNYRGQRNGGRSGLGGGGRGGGYVSRSGRGGGRMGVRSGGPRGERSGGSGGGYGVGSGGRSGGISNEDHHEVELWDNTIAQNAEKQQQSHDDAWGDWNNEEYEGSLKDSKVFTTSNLVTQTTGSVVSGELSAPPGLESSSALEDGSGPSAVQPTSALSGSTTTPLLQYSAAVSNPPPQLQPNQSTQNSSSAAGVAASTSSSSSPFVSTASDTFSSAASAAATLVQQAQLQQQQQHQQATPIKPSATLSVEQSQYFNSLSSQGGSPGASVAQNAAYANVFASAPGTAQDPNQQQPQVRRARVKLPPPSKIPSSAVEMPGDNALNNIGYLDVQFGGLDFGPDDSFDAIPEKFSGVAVGGVGGIESQQQPVQVDDYQSKSQQQQSALAAGLQTSQILQGDALSSAGYATRASSQQQQSSGSSVNSGSSALDQLTKNDPYGQVTGGNGGAVAAAAAVYQNVYQASSVNKANNAYQSAAQGVGYNSSSYTNVQSSVANSYQPQGYASYQPNAVNSYQQQQQQQTSSGGTVSVSGVAGSGGSATQNIPVGVGSGNQNNSSANANSAYLTSGYSTPQSAYQSSQSVYGSAGLSNSSGFAGSASNSSSQYGNFSASAKLKDATTAGGGTHYDSVSTSSGVSSSSGSTGNGAGGIASSTTGANQAVVSNTNNNVSGSSTTSSVAAGGNNSQVGVGVSQSGVASSMTGVSTGVVGVTGSSTVGVGVGVGSNNNTNSSAVAQTSAGSVAVLASLTNKNSSSSNSSGSGSGVTTAGSAGGGGGNSGAGTGAGSGGGSGGGLVPTNIQMQGYYDLNYTPTSLGAGRDNIGSVAYSTMTDGRFARTDNNSSPVSNVSSTMSQQAGSSAPMLNVPYAYFYGGNVMPGGFQYGTPAIYPQQIPAANTASGGQFPKPSYSAGYGSTNYDTLSQNTQDYSKGGYSSSVNQQSKTQAVSNQPQSGTGSDLTSSMYGKGHVALNKVNSYEKQSFHSGTPPPFNMANTQTAGGTSAQPYGMYLPMPAAGHHNMIHQPIHQDSNSAGQRQQSSSQSKSAGKQGYSPSYWTGQN